Proteins found in one Streptococcus mitis genomic segment:
- the rlmD gene encoding 23S rRNA (uracil(1939)-C(5))-methyltransferase RlmD, whose translation MLKKNDIVEVEIVDLTHEGAGVAKVDGLVFFVENALPSEKILMRVLKVNKKIGFGKVEEYLVQSPHRNQDLDLAYLRSGIADLGHLAYPEQLKFKTKQVKDSLYKIAGIADVEVAETLGMENPVKYRNKAQVPVRRVNGVLETGFFRKNSHDLMPLEDFFIQDPVIDEVVVALRDLLHRYDLKPYDEKEQAGLIRNLVVRRGHYSGQIMVILVTTRPKIFRVDQLIEQLIKQFPEIVSVMQNINDQNTNAIFGKEWRTLYGQDYITDQMLGNDYQIAGPAFYQVNTEMAEKLYQTTIDFAALKSDDVVIDAYSGIGTIGLSVAKHVKEVYGVEVIPEAVENSKKNAQLNNISNAHYVCDTAENAMKNWLKDGIQPSLILVDPPRKGLTESFIKASAQTGADRIAYISCNVATMARDIKLYQELGYELKKVQPVDLFPQTHHVECVALLVKA comes from the coding sequence ATGTTAAAGAAAAATGATATTGTAGAAGTTGAAATTGTTGACTTGACCCATGAAGGGGCAGGAGTTGCCAAGGTAGATGGCTTGGTATTTTTTGTTGAGAATGCTTTACCGAGTGAAAAAATCCTTATGCGTGTCCTAAAGGTTAATAAAAAGATTGGTTTTGGGAAGGTTGAAGAATACCTAGTCCAGTCACCACACCGTAACCAAGATCTAGATTTGGCTTACCTGCGTTCAGGAATCGCTGATTTAGGTCATCTTGCCTATCCAGAACAGCTTAAGTTTAAAACCAAGCAAGTCAAGGACAGTCTATATAAGATTGCTGGAATTGCAGATGTAGAGGTTGCTGAAACGCTTGGTATGGAAAATCCAGTCAAGTATCGTAACAAAGCTCAGGTCCCTGTTCGTCGTGTGAATGGTGTCTTAGAAACTGGATTTTTCCGTAAGAATTCCCATGACCTCATGCCTCTAGAAGATTTCTTTATCCAAGATCCTGTGATTGATGAGGTAGTTGTAGCCCTACGCGACTTGCTCCATCGTTATGACCTGAAACCTTATGATGAAAAGGAACAAGCTGGCTTGATTCGTAATCTTGTGGTGCGTCGCGGACATTATTCAGGACAAATCATGGTGATTTTGGTAACAACTCGTCCTAAAATTTTTCGTGTCGACCAATTGATTGAACAACTAATCAAGCAGTTCCCAGAGATTGTGTCTGTTATGCAAAATATCAATGACCAGAACACCAATGCGATCTTTGGTAAGGAATGGCGTACGCTTTATGGTCAAGACTATATTACCGACCAAATGTTGGGAAATGACTACCAGATCGCTGGACCAGCATTTTACCAAGTCAATACTGAAATGGCTGAAAAACTTTATCAGACAACCATTGACTTTGCAGCATTAAAATCAGATGATGTGGTGATTGATGCCTATTCTGGTATCGGGACGATTGGTCTTTCTGTTGCGAAACATGTCAAGGAAGTCTATGGTGTCGAAGTAATTCCAGAAGCGGTTGAGAATAGTAAGAAGAATGCTCAGCTGAACAATATTTCAAATGCCCACTATGTCTGTGATACAGCTGAAAATGCTATGAAGAATTGGCTTAAAGATGGAATTCAACCAAGCCTTATCCTAGTGGATCCACCAAGAAAAGGTCTCACAGAAAGCTTTATCAAAGCAAGCGCCCAAACAGGAGCAGACCGTATTGCCTATATCTCATGTAATGTTGCAACCATGGCGCGTGATATCAAACTCTACCAAGAATTGGGATATGAGTTGAAGAAAGTCCAGCCGGTGGATCTGTTTCCTCAAACGCATCACGTCGAATGTGTAGCTTTGCTCGTAAAAGCCTAG
- a CDS encoding DUF1002 domain-containing protein has protein sequence MRKKLFLTSAAVLWAVTAMNSVHAATDVQKVIDETYVQPEYVLGSSLSEDQKNQTLKKLGYNASTDTKDLKTMTPDVYSKIMNVANDSSLQLYSSAKIQKLGDKSPLEVKIETPENITKVTQDMYRNAAVTLGVEHAKITVAAPIPVTGESALAGIYYSLEANGAKVPQANKELAQEELKALSDINAENKDKTGYDANKLNVALADIKSGLAKAKESKGNLTEEDVRKIVEDTLKNYKLDQVITGNQINIIINFALNLSKSDILSNADFTKTLNDLKQSIVSQAGDSFKNINLNFDADKALEEGGNFLSSLWQAIVNFFKSFGS, from the coding sequence ATGAGAAAGAAACTCTTTCTGACTAGTGCTGCGGTCTTGTGGGCAGTAACAGCTATGAATAGCGTCCATGCAGCAACAGATGTTCAAAAAGTTATCGATGAAACCTACGTCCAACCTGAATATGTCCTAGGTTCTTCATTATCTGAAGACCAAAAAAATCAAACCCTAAAAAAACTAGGCTACAATGCCTCAACAGACACCAAAGATCTCAAGACAATGACACCTGATGTCTATTCTAAGATTATGAATGTGGCCAATGACTCTAGTTTACAATTGTATTCATCAGCCAAGATTCAAAAGCTGGGTGACAAGTCGCCACTTGAGGTCAAGATTGAAACACCAGAAAACATCACTAAGGTGACGCAGGATATGTACCGCAATGCGGCCGTAACTTTGGGTGTGGAACACGCCAAAATCACTGTAGCAGCACCTATTCCCGTTACAGGAGAAAGTGCTTTAGCAGGGATTTACTATTCGCTAGAAGCTAATGGAGCCAAGGTGCCACAAGCCAACAAAGAGTTGGCTCAAGAAGAGTTGAAGGCTTTGTCTGATATCAATGCTGAAAACAAGGACAAAACAGGCTATGATGCTAATAAATTAAACGTTGCCCTCGCTGATATCAAGTCAGGACTCGCCAAAGCTAAAGAAAGCAAGGGAAATCTGACGGAGGAAGATGTCCGTAAAATCGTTGAAGATACCTTAAAAAATTACAAACTTGATCAGGTTATAACAGGAAACCAGATCAATATCATCATCAATTTTGCTTTAAATCTCTCAAAAAGTGATATCCTAAGCAATGCAGACTTCACTAAAACCCTGAATGACCTTAAACAAAGTATTGTTTCACAAGCTGGTGACAGTTTTAAAAATATCAACCTTAACTTTGATGCTGATAAGGCGCTAGAAGAAGGTGGTAACTTCTTAAGCTCCCTCTGGCAAGCCATTGTCAACTTCTTCAAGAGTTTTGGTTCTTAA
- the pmp23 gene encoding cell wall hydrolase Pmp23 — translation MFKRIRRVLVLAVFLFAGYKAYRVHQDVKQVMTYQPMVREILSEKDTPANEELVLAMIYTETKGKEGDVMQSSESASGSTNTINDNASSIRQGVQTLTDNLYQAQKKGVDVWTAVQAYNFGPAYIDFIAQNGKENTLALAKQYSRDTVAPLLGNTTGKTYSYIHPISIFHGAELYVNGGNYYYSRQVQLNLYIIKCFTLFSTSG, via the coding sequence ATGTTTAAACGAATTCGAAGAGTGCTTGTACTAGCAGTCTTCCTTTTTGCTGGATATAAAGCTTACCGCGTTCACCAAGATGTCAAGCAAGTCATGACCTATCAACCCATGGTGCGAGAAATCTTGAGTGAAAAAGACACCCCAGCAAACGAAGAGCTTGTGCTCGCTATGATTTATACTGAAACAAAAGGAAAAGAAGGCGATGTTATGCAGTCTAGTGAGTCTGCAAGTGGTTCCACCAACACCATCAATGATAATGCCTCTAGCATTCGGCAAGGCGTTCAAACTCTGACAGATAATCTCTATCAGGCTCAGAAGAAGGGTGTTGATGTCTGGACAGCTGTTCAAGCCTATAATTTTGGACCTGCCTATATCGATTTTATCGCCCAAAATGGTAAGGAAAACACCCTAGCACTGGCCAAACAGTACTCTCGTGATACTGTTGCTCCCTTGCTTGGTAACACCACTGGAAAGACTTATAGTTATATTCACCCCATTTCTATTTTTCATGGAGCCGAACTCTATGTAAATGGAGGAAACTATTATTATTCTAGACAAGTGCAACTCAACCTTTACATCATCAAATGTTTCACTCTCTTTTCGACATCTGGCTAG
- a CDS encoding nucleoid-associated protein: MDIYIKKAIIHQFSPDDTELFLADKFLNITPKIEEYLRKKIERVYSDEAKTGIFEEENPFFNHITDDLLETSVTLANLWKEEFGISENLKTNDLIFVQFSKEGVEHFAFLRIALRETLTHLGGEVDNPIKLTQNNLPGFGTGADEALVVNLQSRKYHLIEKRIKYNGTFLNYFSDNLLAVAPKISPKKSIKELEKTAQRIAETFNTDDFQFQSKVKSAIFNNLEESNELSPEKLANDLFDNNLTARLSFIDQVKEAVPEPVQFDEIDASRQLKKFENQKLSLSNGIELIVPNNVYQDAESVEFIQNDNGTYSILIKNIEDIQSK, from the coding sequence ATGGACATTTATATTAAGAAAGCTATTATTCATCAGTTCAGTCCGGATGACACCGAGCTGTTCCTAGCGGATAAATTTCTCAATATTACTCCAAAAATCGAAGAATATCTGCGTAAAAAAATTGAACGTGTATATTCAGATGAAGCTAAGACTGGGATTTTCGAAGAAGAAAATCCCTTCTTCAATCACATCACAGACGATTTGTTGGAGACATCAGTAACGCTGGCTAATCTCTGGAAAGAGGAGTTCGGCATTTCAGAAAATCTCAAGACCAATGATTTGATTTTTGTGCAATTTTCTAAAGAAGGCGTGGAACATTTCGCTTTCTTACGAATTGCCCTGCGTGAGACCCTGACTCACCTCGGAGGAGAAGTTGATAATCCAATCAAGTTGACTCAGAATAACCTGCCTGGATTTGGAACGGGTGCCGACGAAGCCTTGGTGGTCAATCTTCAGAGTCGCAAGTACCATCTGATTGAAAAACGAATCAAGTACAACGGGACTTTTTTGAACTATTTTTCAGATAATCTTCTTGCTGTCGCCCCTAAAATTTCACCCAAGAAATCTATCAAAGAACTGGAAAAAACGGCACAGCGCATTGCTGAAACCTTTAACACAGACGATTTTCAATTTCAATCCAAGGTAAAATCAGCGATTTTCAACAACTTAGAAGAAAGCAATGAGTTGTCACCTGAAAAATTGGCCAATGACCTTTTTGATAACAACCTGACAGCTCGTTTGAGCTTTATTGATCAAGTCAAAGAAGCCGTACCAGAGCCTGTTCAATTTGATGAAATTGATGCCAGTCGTCAGCTTAAAAAATTTGAAAATCAAAAACTCTCCTTGTCAAATGGAATTGAGCTCATCGTTCCTAATAACGTCTATCAAGACGCCGAGTCTGTTGAGTTTATCCAAAATGACAATGGAACTTACTCTATCTTAATCAAAAATATCGAGGATATCCAAAGTAAATAA
- the glyA gene encoding serine hydroxymethyltransferase — protein MIFDKDDFKAYDADLWNAIAKEEERQQNNIELIASENVVSKAVMAAQGSILTNKYAEGYPGRRYYGGTDVVDVVETLAIERAKEIFGAKFANVQPHSGSQANCAAYMALIEPGDTVMGMDLAAGGHLTHGAPVSFSGQTYNFVSYSVDPETELLDFDAILKQAQEVKPKLIVAGASAYSQIIDFSKFREIADAVGAKLMVDMAHIAGLVAAGLHPSPVPYAHITTTTTHKTLRGPRGGLILTNDEEFAKKINSAIFPGIQGGPLEHVVAAKAVSFKEVLDPAFKEYAANVIKNSKTMADVFLQDPDFRIISGGTENHLFLVDVTKVVENGKVAQNLLDEVNITLNKNSIPYESLSPFKTSGIRIGAAAITARGFGEEESRKVAELIIKTLKNAENEAVLEEVRSAVKELTDAFPLYED, from the coding sequence ATGATTTTTGATAAAGATGATTTTAAAGCATACGATGCTGATCTCTGGAATGCTATTGCCAAAGAAGAAGAACGCCAGCAAAACAACATTGAGTTGATTGCTTCGGAAAACGTAGTTTCCAAGGCTGTTATGGCAGCTCAAGGGTCTATCTTGACGAATAAATACGCCGAAGGCTACCCAGGCCGCCGTTATTATGGTGGAACGGATGTGGTAGACGTAGTAGAAACTCTAGCCATTGAACGCGCTAAAGAAATTTTCGGTGCTAAATTTGCCAATGTCCAACCACACTCAGGAAGCCAAGCTAACTGTGCGGCTTACATGGCCTTAATTGAACCAGGTGATACGGTTATGGGGATGGACTTGGCCGCAGGTGGTCACTTGACTCATGGGGCTCCTGTTAGCTTCTCAGGTCAAACCTACAACTTTGTTTCTTATAGTGTGGACCCTGAAACGGAACTCTTGGACTTTGATGCTATCTTGAAACAAGCCCAAGAAGTAAAACCAAAACTGATTGTAGCTGGTGCGTCAGCCTATTCTCAAATTATCGACTTTTCAAAATTCCGTGAAATCGCTGATGCTGTTGGTGCGAAGCTCATGGTAGATATGGCTCACATTGCTGGTTTGGTTGCTGCTGGTCTTCACCCAAGTCCAGTGCCATACGCTCATATCACTACAACAACGACCCACAAAACCCTTCGTGGACCTCGTGGTGGTTTGATTTTGACTAATGACGAAGAATTTGCCAAGAAAATCAATTCAGCTATTTTCCCAGGTATTCAGGGTGGTCCTTTGGAGCATGTTGTGGCAGCTAAGGCAGTTTCCTTCAAAGAAGTTTTGGATCCAGCCTTCAAGGAATATGCTGCCAATGTTATCAAGAACAGCAAGACTATGGCAGATGTCTTCTTGCAAGACCCTGATTTTCGTATCATTTCTGGGGGAACTGAAAACCATCTCTTCCTAGTGGATGTGACTAAAGTTGTAGAAAACGGAAAAGTTGCTCAAAACTTGCTAGATGAAGTCAATATTACCCTAAATAAAAACTCAATCCCTTACGAAAGCTTGTCACCATTCAAGACAAGTGGGATTCGTATCGGAGCAGCAGCTATTACTGCACGTGGATTTGGTGAAGAAGAAAGTCGCAAAGTGGCTGAACTTATCATTAAAACCCTTAAGAATGCAGAAAATGAAGCTGTCTTAGAAGAAGTGAGAAGTGCAGTTAAAGAATTAACAGATGCCTTCCCATTATACGAGGACTAA
- a CDS encoding GNAT family N-acetyltransferase: MLRDLRETDVKAICEINQEALGYSFSLEETASQLTRLSQDEHHFLLGYEDEDSHVLLGYVHAEVYESLYSKAGFNILALAVSPQAQGQGIGKSLLQGLEQEAKRRGYGFIRLNSADHRLGAHAFYEKVGYTCDKVQKRFIRIF, from the coding sequence ATGCTAAGAGATTTAAGAGAAACTGATGTGAAAGCCATTTGTGAAATTAACCAAGAGGCTTTGGGCTATTCTTTTAGTCTAGAGGAGACAGCTAGTCAACTAACTAGATTATCTCAAGATGAACATCATTTCCTACTTGGTTATGAGGATGAAGACAGTCATGTCTTACTTGGCTATGTCCACGCTGAGGTTTACGAATCCCTCTATTCCAAAGCAGGATTTAATATCTTAGCCTTAGCAGTTTCACCTCAAGCACAAGGTCAAGGTATTGGTAAAAGCTTATTGCAAGGGTTGGAGCAAGAAGCTAAAAGACGCGGCTATGGGTTTATCCGCTTAAACTCTGCTGATCATCGTCTGGGTGCTCATGCATTTTATGAAAAAGTTGGTTATACTTGTGATAAAGTGCAGAAACGGTTTATTCGCATCTTTTAG
- a CDS encoding L-threonylcarbamoyladenylate synthase: MMDRIRQELEKGGAVVLPTETVYGLFAKALDEKAVDHVYQLKRRPRDKALNLNIASLEDIFYFSKNQPTYLQKLVETFLPGPLTIILEANDRVPYWVNSGLATVGFRMPSHPITLDLIRETGPLIGPSANISGQSSGVTFKQILEDFDQEVLGLEDDAFLTGQDSTILDLSGDKVKILRQGAIKRDDILAQLPEISFEEE; encoded by the coding sequence ATGATGGACAGGATTAGACAAGAGTTGGAAAAGGGTGGAGCTGTCGTTCTACCTACTGAGACAGTTTACGGTCTCTTTGCCAAGGCTCTAGACGAAAAAGCAGTTGATCATGTATACCAGCTCAAACGTCGTCCAAGAGACAAGGCGCTTAACCTCAATATCGCCTCTCTAGAGGACATCTTTTACTTTTCTAAGAATCAGCCAACTTATCTTCAAAAACTTGTAGAGACCTTTTTACCAGGTCCCTTGACCATTATCCTTGAAGCCAATGACCGAGTTCCCTATTGGGTCAATTCTGGCCTTGCAACGGTGGGATTTCGGATGCCCAGTCATCCCATTACCCTTGATTTGATTCGAGAGACAGGACCTCTGATTGGACCGTCTGCCAATATTTCAGGTCAGTCAAGTGGAGTGACCTTTAAGCAAATTCTAGAGGATTTTGACCAAGAGGTTCTGGGGCTGGAAGACGATGCTTTTCTAACTGGACAGGATTCAACTATTTTGGACTTGTCTGGAGACAAGGTGAAAATCTTACGCCAAGGGGCGATTAAGCGAGATGATATTCTTGCTCAGTTGCCAGAGATTTCTTTTGAGGAGGAATGA
- the prmC gene encoding peptide chain release factor N(5)-glutamine methyltransferase yields MKLAQLFSDFEEELIRQGEEAESLSFVYRSLKNLSFTDFVFALQQEVTEEEEVFVKGIFQQLAAHKPAQYIIGQADFYGMQLKVDERVLIPRPETEELVELILAENPETNLSVLDIGTGSGAIALALSKNRPAWSVTAADISQEALNLASENAKNQKLNIFFKKSDCFAEISEKYDIIVSNPPYISREDESEVGLNVLHSEPHLALFADEDGLAIYRRIAEDAKDYLKDGGKIYLEIGYKQGQSVPELFRKHLPEKRVRTLKDQFGQDRMVVIDDGQD; encoded by the coding sequence ATGAAATTAGCTCAATTATTTTCAGATTTTGAAGAAGAGTTGATAAGACAAGGAGAGGAAGCTGAAAGCCTCTCTTTTGTCTATCGTAGCCTGAAAAATCTATCTTTTACAGATTTCGTTTTTGCCCTCCAGCAGGAAGTGACGGAAGAGGAAGAAGTATTTGTAAAAGGAATTTTCCAACAGTTAGCAGCTCATAAACCGGCACAGTACATCATTGGACAGGCAGATTTTTATGGAATGCAGTTAAAAGTTGATGAGCGAGTATTGATCCCTCGTCCAGAAACAGAGGAGTTGGTGGAGCTTATCCTGGCTGAAAATCCTGAGACGAATCTTTCAGTTCTGGATATTGGAACAGGTAGTGGAGCTATTGCTCTAGCCTTATCAAAAAATAGACCAGCTTGGTCAGTGACAGCAGCAGATATTTCCCAAGAGGCTCTTAACCTTGCGTCCGAGAATGCTAAAAATCAAAAACTTAATATATTTTTCAAAAAATCTGATTGTTTTGCAGAAATTTCTGAAAAATATGATATAATTGTATCCAATCCACCCTATATCTCTCGTGAAGATGAGTCAGAGGTTGGCTTGAATGTCTTGCATTCGGAACCTCATCTAGCTCTTTTTGCAGACGAGGATGGCCTAGCTATTTACCGTAGAATTGCGGAAGATGCAAAAGACTATCTCAAAGATGGTGGTAAGATTTACCTTGAAATTGGATACAAGCAAGGTCAAAGTGTTCCTGAACTTTTTAGGAAGCATCTTCCTGAAAAAAGAGTACGAACGCTCAAGGACCAGTTTGGTCAAGATAGGATGGTTGTAATTGATGATGGACAGGATTAG
- the prfA gene encoding peptide chain release factor 1, which yields MNIYDQLQAVEDRYEELGELLSDPDVVSDTKRFMELSKEEASTRDTVTAYREYKQVLQNIVDAEEMIKESGGDADLEEMAKQELKDAKAEKEEYEEKLKILLLPKDPNDDKNIILEIRGAAGGDEAALFAGDLLTMYQKYAEAQGWRFEVMEASMNGVGGFKEVVAMVSGQSVYSKLKYESGAHRVQRVPVTESQGRVHTSTATVLVMPEVEEVEYDIDPKDLRVDIYHASGAGGQNVNKVATAVRIVHLPTNIKVEMQEERTQQKNREKAMKIIRARVADHFAQIAQDEQDAERKSTIGTGDRSERIRTYNFPQNRVTDHRIGLTLQKLDTILSGKLDEVVDALVLYDQTQKLEELNK from the coding sequence ATGAACATCTATGATCAACTACAAGCTGTAGAAGACCGTTATGAAGAATTAGGAGAATTGCTCAGTGACCCAGATGTGGTTTCGGACACCAAGCGTTTCATGGAACTTTCCAAAGAAGAGGCTTCTACTCGTGATACGGTAACAGCCTACCGTGAGTATAAACAAGTCCTTCAAAACATCGTTGATGCTGAAGAGATGATTAAGGAATCAGGCGGAGATGCGGACCTGGAAGAAATGGCAAAGCAAGAGCTCAAAGATGCCAAGGCTGAAAAAGAAGAATACGAAGAAAAACTCAAAATTTTGCTCCTTCCAAAGGATCCAAACGATGACAAGAACATCATTCTTGAAATCCGTGGCGCCGCTGGTGGAGACGAAGCAGCACTTTTCGCTGGAGATTTGCTAACCATGTACCAAAAGTATGCTGAAGCTCAAGGCTGGCGCTTTGAAGTCATGGAGGCTTCTATGAATGGTGTCGGTGGTTTCAAAGAAGTGGTTGCCATGGTTTCGGGGCAATCTGTTTACTCTAAACTCAAGTACGAATCTGGTGCTCATCGTGTGCAACGTGTTCCTGTGACAGAAAGCCAAGGCCGTGTTCATACTTCGACAGCAACAGTTCTTGTCATGCCTGAAGTCGAAGAAGTAGAATACGATATTGATCCAAAAGACCTTCGTGTCGACATCTATCACGCCTCTGGTGCTGGGGGACAGAACGTCAATAAGGTTGCGACAGCAGTTCGTATCGTTCACTTGCCAACCAATATCAAGGTTGAGATGCAGGAAGAACGTACCCAGCAGAAAAACCGTGAGAAAGCCATGAAAATCATCCGTGCGCGTGTAGCTGACCACTTTGCTCAGATTGCACAAGACGAACAAGACGCTGAACGTAAGTCGACAATCGGTACTGGGGACCGTTCAGAACGGATTCGTACTTATAACTTCCCACAAAACCGTGTCACAGATCACCGTATCGGTTTAACCCTCCAAAAACTAGATACGATTTTGTCTGGAAAATTGGACGAAGTTGTAGATGCCTTGGTGCTCTATGATCAAACACAAAAATTAGAAGAATTAAACAAATAA
- a CDS encoding GNAT family N-acetyltransferase: protein MTIELRDVTMENYFDVLNLDVKEYQKQFIATNAISLAEAYVYTKNGDFVAPLAVYDNDAIIGFVMIAYDKKIGISSGNYLLFRFMIDKNFQNQGYFKPIMDKVLDYVRTAPAGLSNKLWLSYEPENEHARSCYLSYGFKETGEISENEVVAIYDLTIEK from the coding sequence ATGACAATTGAACTAAGAGATGTTACAATGGAAAATTATTTTGATGTTTTGAATTTGGATGTCAAGGAATATCAAAAACAATTCATTGCAACCAACGCAATTAGTTTAGCTGAAGCATATGTCTACACTAAAAATGGAGATTTTGTAGCTCCATTGGCAGTTTATGATAATGATGCAATTATAGGTTTTGTGATGATAGCTTATGATAAAAAGATCGGAATCAGTAGTGGAAATTATTTACTATTTCGTTTTATGATTGATAAGAATTTTCAAAATCAAGGATATTTTAAACCAATTATGGATAAAGTGCTAGACTATGTTCGGACAGCGCCAGCAGGTTTAAGCAATAAACTTTGGTTGTCTTATGAACCAGAAAATGAACATGCAAGATCTTGTTACCTCAGTTATGGATTTAAAGAAACTGGGGAAATATCCGAGAACGAAGTAGTAGCAATCTATGATTTAACAATTGAGAAATAA
- a CDS encoding thymidine kinase: MAQLYYRYGTMNSGKTIEILKVAYNYEEQGKGVVIMTSALDTRDGVGYVSSRIGMKRPAIAIEETTDIFGYIRDLPVKPYCVLVDEAQFLKRHHVYDLARVVDELDIPVMAFGLKNDFRNELFEGSKYLLLLADKIDEIKTICQYCKKKATMVLRTQDGLPVYDGEQIQIGGNETYISVCRKHYFAPMITSNKEQNYDN; the protein is encoded by the coding sequence ATGGCACAGTTGTATTATCGTTATGGGACCATGAACTCTGGTAAAACGATTGAGATTCTCAAGGTGGCCTATAACTACGAGGAGCAAGGAAAAGGTGTTGTGATTATGACCTCAGCTCTGGATACGCGTGACGGTGTTGGCTATGTATCGAGTCGGATTGGTATGAAACGCCCTGCCATTGCGATTGAGGAAACGACGGATATCTTCGGCTATATCCGAGACCTACCAGTAAAACCTTACTGTGTTTTGGTCGATGAAGCCCAGTTTCTCAAGCGTCACCATGTTTACGATCTAGCTCGTGTTGTTGATGAGTTAGACATACCTGTCATGGCTTTTGGTTTGAAAAATGACTTTCGCAATGAACTGTTCGAAGGTTCCAAGTATCTTTTGCTTTTAGCAGATAAAATCGATGAGATTAAGACCATTTGCCAGTATTGTAAGAAAAAGGCGACCATGGTTTTGCGAACACAGGATGGACTGCCCGTTTACGATGGAGAACAGATCCAGATTGGTGGTAATGAAACCTATATCTCAGTTTGCCGTAAACATTATTTTGCGCCAATGATAACCTCTAACAAGGAGCAAAACTATGACAATTGA
- a CDS encoding 4-oxalocrotonate tautomerase has product MPFVRIDLFEGRTLEQKKALAKEVTEAVVRNTGAPQSAVHVIINDMPEGTYFPQGEMRTK; this is encoded by the coding sequence ATGCCATTTGTACGCATCGATTTATTTGAAGGACGCACGCTCGAGCAAAAGAAAGCTCTTGCTAAGGAAGTAACGGAAGCGGTTGTCCGCAATACTGGAGCCCCTCAATCAGCCGTTCATGTCATCATCAACGACATGCCTGAAGGAACCTACTTCCCACAAGGGGAAATGCGCACCAAATAA